Proteins encoded together in one Cicer arietinum cultivar CDC Frontier isolate Library 1 chromosome 4, Cicar.CDCFrontier_v2.0, whole genome shotgun sequence window:
- the LOC140920188 gene encoding protein FAR1-RELATED SEQUENCE 5-like has product MENTRPVFIDLTEAFTTDQIFESREAVISWAREIGRQNRVAVIITRSDVETGKRGRKTKVILGCDRGGQYKSNTNDTGTSTKKCGCPFKLKARPLKNDEGWIISLICGLHNHELVATFENNAFMGRLTEEDKKHVDELTKYHVAPRHILSSLRDRDTENVTSIYQIYKRRSTYRKNLMGPRTDMQHLLKLLEAEKYTCWSRTHEDSNVVRDMFWTHTDSITLLNMFPLVLIMDSTYKTNKYRLPLFEIVGVTSTWLTFNVAFAYMDSERQDNFWWALEKLKELFFSNTPFPQVIVTDRELALMNAIKVVFPSSTNLLCQLHINKNVGAKCKQYILKKDMQEPILELWRKIVYCSEEKEYEELLQVFEQACVDNIIFFDYVRDTWLNPHKERFVEAWTNRVLHLGNTTTNRVESAHWSLKRFLEHSK; this is encoded by the exons atggaaaacacacgaccagtatttatagatttaactgaagcatttacaactgatcaaatttttgagtcacgagaagctgtcatatcatgggcaagagagataggtcgacaaaatcgagtagcagttatcattactcgatcagacgtagagactggaaagagaggaagaaagacaaaagtaattcttggttgtgatagaggtggacaatataagtcaaatacaaatgacacaggtacttcaactaaaaagtgtggatgtccgtttaaacttaaagcgagaccactgaaaaatgatgaaggatggattattagtttaatctgtggacttcacaaccatgagttagtagctacttttgagaataatgcatttatgggacgcttaacagaagaagataagaaacatgttgacgagttgacaaagtatcacgttgcaccgagacatatcttgtcatctttgagagatcgagatacggagaatgtgactagtatctatcaaatttacaagcgacgaagtacatacaggaagaatttgatgggacctagaactgatatgcaacacttgttgaagttacttgaagctgagaaatatacttgttggagtaggactcatgaggactccaacgttgtgagggatatgttttggacgcacacagattccataactttgcttaacatgttccctcttgtattgatcatggatagcacctacaaaaccaacaagtataggttaccgttgtttgaaattgttggtgtaacttcaacttggttgacatttaatgttgcatttgcttatatggattctgaacgtcaagacaacttttggtgggcattggagaagttaaaagagttgtttttttcaaacacgccatttcctcaggtgattgtgactgacagagaactggctttaatgaatgcaattaaagttgtatttccatcttcaacaaatttactttgtcaacttcatattaacaaaaatgttggagccaaatgcaaacagtatatattaaagaaagacatgcaagaacccattcttgagttgtggaggaaaattgtttattgttctgaagagaaggagtacgaggaacttttgcaagtatttgagcaagcatgtgtcgataatattattttctttgactacgtcagagacacatggttgaatcctcataaggaaagatttgttgaagcatggaccaatcgagtattgcatctaggaaatactacgactaatag ggttgagtctgctcattggtcattgaagagatttttggaacacagtaaatga